From Apium graveolens cultivar Ventura chromosome 9, ASM990537v1, whole genome shotgun sequence, the proteins below share one genomic window:
- the LOC141685527 gene encoding uncharacterized protein LOC141685527, which yields MNLARSLEAKHLRAFNDSMLVVKHFTGKYEQRDPRTKAYAAKVRDASLSFETFELSQIGRENNSRADALSRLASAETHNLTGSIYLTEAKMPSIEKKECLEIHEGSDWMTPLRNFLEKGILPPDLKEALKIKFRASNYTIINGRMYRRSVSQPLLRCLNNEEQ from the coding sequence ATGAATCTGGCCCGAAGCCTTGAGGCGAAACACTTAAGGGCCTTCAATGACTCCATGTTGGTCGTGAAACACTTCACGGGGAAATATGAGCAAAGGGACCCCCGAACGAAAGCCTATGCTGCCAAGGTACGTGATGCTTCTTTATCatttgaaacctttgaactaagTCAAATTGGCAGAGAGAACAATTCTAGGGCAGATGCCCTTTCCAGGCTAGCTTCGGCCGAGACACATAACTTAACTGGTTCTATTTACCTTACCGAAGCCAAGATGCCTTCGATCGAGAAGAAAGAATGTCTTGAAATCCACGAGGGGAGCGACTGGATGACCCCCCTCAGGAACTTTCTGGAGAAAGGCATTCTACCACCCGACCTAAAGGAGGCGCTGAAAATTAAATTCAGAGCGTCGAACTACACAATAATCAATGGGCGGATGTATCGCCGATCAGTCAGTCAACCCCTTCTGCGATGTTTGAACAACGAGGAACAATAA